One window of Triticum dicoccoides isolate Atlit2015 ecotype Zavitan chromosome 5A, WEW_v2.0, whole genome shotgun sequence genomic DNA carries:
- the LOC119301101 gene encoding HSP-interacting protein-like, protein MEEMPSEKKQSESGSINCAPSSSSSQDIPNSLVNKDEDLAIGVVTELKKEGTPIEQKEERASTAIDLKEEGTTTQLKEEGASKEDEAAVDSKEEGAKTELEEKTMLSQKRDYEKAIELKGEGTRLFQRRDYEGAALEFDKAIKLLPKGHDDIAFLHCNIAACYMHMKPESYERAVDECNAALEASPKYTNALLKRARCFEALDRLDLACEDVQKVLSLEPNNVTALELYESLREEMETENLLENQVVSPVEPKAGFSKEKIQRKVSRRFRNNSIVEEVWLIHDDDEQENDEDGNEEECSEENHMENDLSNEGNDTREMPSRHNHDEDKRNTEQNQVKHGQHKLGADDEGQRLQHAPRDAEQMHHKETESQNTHEKPLKEIKVRSGQDQQVMHTKQNQVADMDVRQKQIEDVPTTSRSNQEIHSEMYERFINGNQARRSLKRHTSRGGDKQEKQTSVKLASPGGDEHQKQKRAYASDGETKTVKFVMGDDIRIALVPEDCSLRQAINVARCKYSPHLKAMLLKFQDIEGDLVTITSTEELRWVEDLKQGPARLYIKEVSPEREITKDIVMPNISTATLERKHSISECGSARHPAEDKSSSYADDWMVQFARLFKNHVGFDSDALVDLRDLGTRLCIEAMEDTITSEEAQEIFHAAEAKFQEMAALALFNWGNIHMSRAKKRLSLSEDASKDSVLSQVKTAYELACAEYVKAGKKFEDTVDVKPDFYEGLIALGNQQFEQAKLSWRYADACKVDMRTEVLELFNRAEDNMEKGMEMWEGIEYLRLKGLSKSKKEKILLDKLGLDGHQKDLTADEAFEQASNMRSQLNISWATILYERSVVEFQLGLASWEESLTEAIEKFKTGGASLADISVMIKNHCANEKTQEGLSFKIDEIVQAWNEMYDAKKLENGSSSFRLEPLFRRQPSKLHNVLEHIKYT, encoded by the exons ATGGAGGAGATGCCAAGCGAGAAGAAACAAAGTGAATCTGGATCAATTAATTGCGCACCTagttcaagcagcagccaggacatTCCCAATTCACTGGTGAATAAAGATGAAGACCTCGCTATTGGGGTGGTAACAGAGTTAAAGAAGGAGGGGACGCCCAttgaacagaaggaggaaagggcgTCAACGGCCATCGACTTGAAGGAGGAGGGTACAACCACCCAACTGAAGGAGGAAGGGGCTTCCAAGGAGGATGAGGCAGCTGTTGACTCCAAGGAAGAGGGGGCGAAAACCGAATTGGAGGAAAAGACGATGTTATCCCAGAAGAGAGACTATGAGAAGGCTATCGAACTTAAGGGAGAGGGGACAAGGCTATTCCAGAGGCGGGATTATGAGGGGGCGGCTCTTGAGTTTGATAAGGCAATAAAGCTTTTGCCAAAGGGGCACGATGATATCGCCTTCCTCCACTGCAATATTGCTGCATGTTACATGCACATGAAACCTGAGAGTTATGAACGAGCGGTTGACGAGTGCAACGCAGCACTGGAAGCATCGCCGAAGTATACAAATGCATTGCTGAAAAGGGCACGATGCTTTGAAGCATTGGATAGGCTGGATCTGGCTTGTGAGGATGTGCAGAAGGTGCTGAGCTTGGAACCAAACAATGTCACTGCATTGGAGCTCTACGAGAGCCTTAGGGAGGAGATGGAGACAGAAAATTTATTGGAGAATCAGGTTGTGTCACCGGTAGAGCCTAAGGCCGGTTTTTCAAAAGAGAAGATCCAGAGGAAAGTATCTCGCAGATTTAGAAACAATTCCATAGTTGAGGAGGTGTGGTTGATTCACGATGACGATGAGCAAgagaatgatgaagatggcaacgAAGAAGAGTGCAGTGAAGAAAACCACATGGAGAATGACTTAAGCAATGAAGGAAATGATACCCGGGAGATGCCATCGAGACATAATCATGACGAGGATAAAAGGAACACGGAACAGAACCAGGTGAAGCATGGTCAGCACAAACTAGGAGCAGATGATGAAGGCCAACGACTGCAGCATGCTCCGAGGGATGCGGAACAAATGCACCACAAAGAAACAGAGAGTCAAAATACGCATGAAAAGCCCCTCAAAGAGATAAAGGTGAGAAGTGGTCAGGATCAGCAGGTAATGCATACAAAGCAGAATCAAGTCGCCGATATGGATGTGCGTCAAAAGCAAATTGAGGATGTACCAACCACTAGCCGTAGCAACCAAGAAATTCACTCTGAGATGTATGAAAGGTTTATCAATGGCAACCAAGCAAGACGCTCCTTAAAGCGGCATACTAGTCGTGGCGGGGACAAGCAGGAAAAGCAAACTTCAGTTAAACTAGCAAGTCCTGGGGGAGATGAGCACCAAAAACAGAAGCGCGCATATGCTAGCGATGGAGAAACAAAGACTGTAAAGTTTGTTATGGGAGATGACATAAGGATTGCACTTGTTCCAGAAGACTGTAGTCTACGGCAAGCGATAAATGTAGCTCGGTGTAAGTACAGTCCCCACCTGAAGGCAATGCTTCTTAAGTTTCAGGACATAGAGGGTGACTTGGTGACAATTACATCAACTGAGGAACTAAGGTGGGTTGAGGATCTGAAGCAAGGACCCGCTCGGCTGTACATAAAAGAAGTAAGTCCTGAGCGCGAGATCACCAAGGACATCGTCATGCCCAATATTTCTACGGCAACACTGGAAAGAAAGCATAGCATCTCTGAGTGCGGAAGCGCTAGACACCCAGCAGAAGACAAGAGCTCATCATATGCTGATGACTGGATGGTGCAGTTCGCTCGTCTATTCAAGAACCATGTTGGTTTTGATTCTGATGCATTAGTGGATCTCCGTGACCTTGGTACGCGGCTGTGCATTGAGGCAATGGAAGACACCATCACAAGCGAAGAAGCCCAGGAGATATTTCATGCCGCAGAGGCAAAATTTCAGGAAATGGCAGCTTTAGCATTGTTTAACTGGGGCAACATACACATGTCTCGTGCAAAGAAACGACTATCTTTATCAGAGGATGCTTCAAAGGACTCTGTACTTTCCCAGGTCAAAACCGCATACGAACTGGCATGCGCTGAATACGTCAAAGCTGGAAAGAAGTTTGAAGATACCGTGGATGTAAAGCCAGACTTTTATGAAGGCCTTATTGCGCTTGGAAATCAACAGTTTGAGCAAGCAAAACTTTCTTGGCGTTATGCAGATGCTTGTAAGGTAGACATGCGAACTGAAGTACTAGAGCTATTCAATCGTGCTGAGGATAATATGGAAAAAGGAATGGAGATGTGGGAGGGAATAGAATACTTGCGACTAAAAGGGTTATCTAAATCAAAAAAGGAGAAAATCCTACTGGATAAGTTGGGATTGGATGGGCACCAAAAAGATTTAACAGCAGATGAAGCGTTTGAGCAAGCTTCAAATATGCGATCACAGCTAAACATTTCATGGGCTACCATTCTTTATGAGCGATCAGTAGTAGAATTCCAGTTAGGTCTTGCTAGCTGGGAGGAGAGTCTCACCGAAGCAATTGAGAAATTTAAGACCGGTGGAGCTTCGCTGGCAGATATCAGTGTAATGATAAAGAACCATTGTGCGAATGAGAAAACTCAAGAAG GATTGAGCTTCAAGATTGATGAGATAGTTCAAGCATGGAACGAAATGTACGATGCTAAAAAGTTGGAAAATGGTAGTTCTTCTTTCCGTCTTGAACCTTTATTTCGAAGACAGCCTTCGAAGTTGCATAATGTACTAGAGCACATAAAGTACACATGA